Proteins found in one Aspergillus puulaauensis MK2 DNA, chromosome 8, nearly complete sequence genomic segment:
- a CDS encoding aldehyde dehydrogenase family protein (COG:C;~EggNog:ENOG410PM1Y;~InterPro:IPR015590,IPR029510,IPR016160,IPR016161, IPR016162,IPR016163;~PFAM:PF00171;~go_function: GO:0016491 - oxidoreductase activity [Evidence IEA];~go_function: GO:0016620 - oxidoreductase activity, acting on the aldehyde or oxo group of donors, NAD or NADP as acceptor [Evidence IEA];~go_process: GO:0055114 - oxidation-reduction process [Evidence IEA]): MTTLPDFQEKLFINNQYVPAKSRTYCAVRNPYDGKNITDKIHCAGKEDVDDAVNAASHAFQSTWGQMPGQERAKHMLALADLLDSHADKLAHLETLSIGLPIAISRAIAGGLGAVWRYYAGFCDKLPGEFVPEGDDRVYKIVRYDPFGVCAGIGAWNASLFFLSMKAAPAIAAGNTFIFKSSEKSPLGALQIGELIVKAGFPPGVINLLSGEGATGVHLASHMDIQKIGFTGSLETGKKIQIAAAQSNLKRVTLELGGKSPSIVFEDADVENALQYASQGFLVHSGQICVAPSRLLVHSSIFEQFITQLKGRFAALAQAAGDPESANTFLGPVVDEGQKDRILSLVKGTQGDVVLTGGVSAGGSFVTPTILNNPSLDSDVWREEIFGPVLCVRSFDTEDEAIQLANASKYGLSSCIYTRDIPRALRLSKRLQAAGVAINSNHQPEYDVPLGGWKQSGNGSYEGGHGALMGYLQAKTVFLNMAKL, from the exons ATGACAACTCTACCAGATTTCCAGGAAAAACTTTTCATTAACAATCAG TACGTGCCAGCCAAATCCAGAACATACTGCGCCGTACGTAACCCCTACGATGGCAAGAACATAACCGACAAGATCCATTGCGCCGGCAAAGAAGACGTCGATGATGCAGTCAACGCCGCAAGCCACGCCTTCCAGAGCACATGGGGCCAGATGCCCGGACAAGAGCGAGCCAAACACATGCTAGCCCTCGCCGACCTACTAGACTCGCATGCAGACAAGCTAGCACATCTCGAAACCCTCTCAATCGGGCTCCCCATCGCCATTTCACGAGCTATCGCAGGCGGCCTCGGAGCTGTCTGGCGCTATTACGCAGGGTTCTGCGATAAGCTTCCCGGGGAATTCGTCCCCGAGGGAGACGACCGGGTTTACAAGATCGTGCGCTACGATCCATTTGGCGTCTGCGCTGGTATCGGCGCTTGGAATGCGAGTCTGTTCTTCCTATCCATGAAGGCGGCGCCTGCCATCGCGGCCGGGAACACATTCATCTTCAAGTCCTCTGAGAAGTCCCCGCTGGGCGCGCTTCAGATTGGCGAGCTAATCGTCAAGGCTGGGTTCCCGCCTGGAGTGATAAACCTGTTGAGTGGCGAGGGTGCGACGGGAGTGCATCTCGCGTCACACATGGATATCCAGAAAATAGGCTTCACGGGGTCTctggagacggggaagaagatccagatCGCTGCGGCGCAGAGTAATCTCAAGCGAGTGACATTGGAGCTAGGCGGAAAGTCGCCATCGATCGTCTTTGAAGATGCGGATGTCGAGAATGCCCTGCAGTATGCGTCTCAGGGCTTCCTTGTGCACTCGGGCCAGATTTGTGTGGCTCCGTCGCGACTGCTGGTTCACAGCTCAATTTTTGAGCAATTCATAACGCAATTGAAAGGCCGATTCGCGGCACTGGCGCAAGCAGCCGGTGATCCTGAGAGCGCCAATACGTTCCTGGGCCCAGTTGTCGACGAAGGACAGAAGGATCGCATCTTATCGCTGGTAAAAGGAACGCAGGGAGACGTAGTCTTGACTGGAGGGGTATCGGCCGGAGGGAGTTTTGTGACCCCAACCATACTGAATAATCCATCACTAGATTCAGACGTTTGGCGAGAGGAGATCTTCGGGCCTGTCCTCTGTGTTCGATCCTTTGACACAGAAGATGAGGCGATTCAGCTGGCTAATGCATCCAAGTATGGACTGTCTTCCTGCATCTATACTCGAGATATCCCCCGCGCTTTGCGACTTTCCAAGCGGCTGCAAGCTGCTGGCGTGGCCATAAATTCTAACCACCAACCCGAGTATGATGTCCCTCTGGGAGGATGGAAGCAGAGTGGCAATGGCAGTTATGAAGGGGGTCATGGGGCGTTGATGGGATATCTTCAGGCCAAGACAGTATTTCTCAATATGGCGAAGCTCTAG
- a CDS encoding GMC family oxidoreductase (CAZy:AA3;~COG:E;~EggNog:ENOG410PVHT;~InterPro:IPR012132,IPR036188,IPR000172,IPR007867;~PFAM:PF05199,PF00732;~go_function: GO:0016614 - oxidoreductase activity, acting on CH-OH group of donors [Evidence IEA];~go_function: GO:0050660 - flavin adenine dinucleotide binding [Evidence IEA];~go_process: GO:0055114 - oxidation-reduction process [Evidence IEA]) produces the protein MASSDAPGSAICSLEEFLQVSYDYIIIGGGTAGLAVAAGLSEDPTVNVGVIEAGKDQTQNECVSTPALFPRILGVPEYDWMLATVPQKGNRGKVHALTRGKMLGGSSATNGMMYVRGSKKDYDDWSAFGKGWSWSSMAPYFRRHESFDDTPGGGVPSDTNITNYQSGSHGVSGPVQTSFNNWRSPLERSFIEAGKQVSGIGGPRDPGGGDHLGFFSSLATIDRKVRKGTRSYAATAYLLPNIRRPNLRVLTEALAMKVILQGNVARGVRIHCAGQTHDIKATGEVILSCGTYKSPQILELSGIGDPEILAPAGVQCNIPLPGVGASLQDHVLTAAVYELKDGFSSFDSLRHAHNLQEHLDMYAKDSKGILGAATSGMGFLPYSKMASPAEVERTCQKILESPEKTPFERKQLEQVVQQLKSPISGNIQFIFTQGTMNVEEVAGDQGKFQKTLNENDRDGFTIVSCVEYPASRGTVHITNSDPAKNPAVDPAFLSHSADVDVLATALGFSDKIAQSPALKDKVHRRAYPPESVDVHDRASASEAVRDFCLTEYHPCGTCAIGQVVDERLKVYGVQGLRVVDASVFPGNVSGNILSTVYAVAERAVDLIKEDAVTLRSNL, from the exons ATGGCCTCATCTGATGCCCCCGGCAGCGCCATCTGCTCCCTCGAGGAATTTCTCCAAGTGTCATACGACTACATCattatcggcggcggcacagCCGGTCTCGCAGTAGCTGCTGGGCTCAGTGAAGACCCAACTGTCAACGTGGGCGTGATTGAGGCCGGGAAAGACCAGACTCAGAATGAGTGCGTTTCAACCCCGGCTCTGTTTCCCAGGATACTGGGTGTGCCGGAATATGACTGGATGTTGGCTACAGTTCCTCAG AAAGGAAACCGTGGGAAAGTCCATGCCCTGACCCGTGGGAAAATGCTGGGTGGATCGAGTGCTACAAACGGT ATGATGTACGTCCGCGGCTCAAAGAAAGACTACGATGACTGGTCTGCCTTCGGAAAAGGGTGGTCATGGTCGTCCATGGCGCCCTATTTCCGGCGTCACGAAAGCTTCGACGATACCCCGGGTGGTGGTGTACCGTCCGACACCAACATCACTAACTACCAGTCGGGGAGCCATGGGGTGTCTGGTCCCGTGCAGACCAGCTTCAACAACTGGCGGAGCCCGCTCGAACGAAGCTTCATCGAGGCCGGGAAACAAGTTTCCGGGATTGGGGGCCCACGAGATCCAGGTGGCGGAGACCACCTGGGGTTCTTTTCGTCTTTGGCTACTATAGACAGAAAGGTGCGAAAAGGGACTCGTAGCTATGCAGCCACTGCTTACTTGCTTCCCAATATCCGACGTCCGAACCTCCGGGTACTCACCGAAGCCCTAGCCATGAAGGTAATCTTGCAGGGCAATGTGGCTCGCGGTGTCCGCATCCACTGTGCCGGCCAAACGCACGATATCAAAGCCACAGGAGAAGTTATCCTGAGCTGCGGCACGTACAAGTCTCCCCAGATCCTGGAGCTCTCGGGAATCGGGGACCCGGAGATCCTCGCTCCAGCAGGTGTGCAGTGCAACATCCCCCTGCCAGGTGTTGGCGCGAGTCTACAGGATCACGTCTTGACCGCTGCTGTATATGAACTGAAGGACGGCTTTTCGTCCTTCGACTCACTGCGCCATGCGCACAATCTGCAGGAGCACCTAGACATGTATGCGAAGGATTCCAAGGGTATCCTGGGGGCTGCTACCAGTGGAATGGGTTTCCTGCCATACTCGAAGATGGCCAGTCCGGCAGAGGTAGAGCGAACATGCCAAAAGATTCTCGAATCTCCAGAAAAGACACCTTTCGAGCGGAAACAACTGGAGCAAGTCGTCCAGCAACTCAAAAGCCCTATATCTGGAAATATCCAGTTCATTTTCACGCAGGGAACGATGAacgtcgaggaagtcgccGGCGACCAGGGCAAGTTCCAGAAAACCCTCAACGAGAACGACCGTGACGGGTTTACGATCGTGTCTTGCGTCGAGTATCCCGCGTCCAGAGGCACCGTCCACATCACCAACAGCGATCCAGCCAAAAACCCTGCCGTCGATCCAGCATTCCTCAGCCATTCCGCAGACGTTGACGTCCTCGCTACTGCTCTAGGCTTCTCTGATAAGATCGCGCAGTCGCCCGCGTTAAAGGACAAGGTTCACCGGCGCGCGTATCCCCCGGAGAGCGTTGATGTGCATGACCGCGCCTCTGCGTCCGAGGCTGTCAGGGACTTTTGCTTGACTGAGTATCATCCGTGCGGGACGTGCGCTATCGGACAGGTGGTGGATGAAAGGCTGAAAGTTTATGGAGTGCAGGGGCTGAGAGTGGTCGATGCCAGCGTTTTCCCGGGGAACGTGAGCGGGAATATCCTGTCCACGGTGTATGCTGTGGCTGAGAGAGCGGTGGATTTGATCAAGGAGGATGCGGTCACGCTTCGGTCTAATCTGTGA